From bacterium, one genomic window encodes:
- a CDS encoding GMC oxidoreductase — protein MNANMEGTLRVAVIGSGLAALGAVKGLIARGIKPVVLDRGERLEKDREEKAAQMAAVEPSQWTPEQRVWLTPDGTPKDGSGIPKKREFGSEYFYGRSLAGAPVKSKDTMPPFSYALGGLSAGWGAAVLPPQACDLEGWPVEAGELAAYGAKALEGLPYSAEDDGLSLDFPLLSPGTGTLRLGVAGRSLLEALGRTGLLQKGRTVFGRARQLIQAQGEKACRYCGHCMSGCVYGSIFRAGDEILRLQKEGKLDYVPGCLVEGLAEEGGKALVTYRNAQGAVRTEPFDRIFLAAGAVNSTRLVAASKGNFGASMRLRTRGGFVLPALSLKGLPAQWPDCNTEPGIFLDLKGGGLKHWVHVQVSTENELVLKKLGLLGNAKGPWTALKRFLSRHLFLLFVNYHSDHSGTYEMSLEPLQGDGKPATLVSRHVKKWPSFGVLGATVWRLLGVFGRIGCLPLFPLARLNSGSYHVGGTMPMTEGEPRGFRTDRLGRVAGWENIHVVDSSIFPSLPGTTIGLLLMGNAYRIADQAFGKD, from the coding sequence ATGAACGCCAACATGGAAGGGACCCTCCGGGTGGCGGTCATCGGCAGCGGCCTGGCGGCGCTCGGGGCCGTGAAGGGATTGATCGCGCGAGGGATCAAACCCGTGGTCCTGGACCGTGGCGAACGCCTGGAGAAGGACCGGGAGGAAAAGGCCGCCCAAATGGCCGCCGTGGAGCCTTCCCAATGGACCCCCGAACAGCGCGTTTGGCTCACGCCCGACGGGACCCCAAAGGACGGGTCCGGGATCCCCAAGAAGCGGGAATTCGGGTCCGAGTATTTCTACGGCCGTAGCTTGGCCGGGGCGCCGGTCAAGTCCAAGGACACCATGCCTCCCTTCAGCTACGCCCTGGGGGGATTGAGCGCGGGTTGGGGCGCAGCGGTGCTTCCCCCGCAGGCTTGCGACCTGGAAGGATGGCCCGTCGAAGCCGGGGAACTGGCCGCCTACGGCGCGAAAGCGCTCGAGGGGCTTCCTTATTCGGCCGAGGACGACGGATTGAGCCTGGATTTCCCCCTCCTTTCCCCCGGCACCGGGACCCTGCGCTTGGGCGTGGCGGGTCGGTCCTTGCTGGAGGCCTTGGGACGGACCGGCCTGCTTCAAAAGGGTAGGACCGTCTTCGGACGGGCCCGCCAGCTCATCCAGGCGCAAGGGGAGAAGGCTTGCCGCTACTGCGGCCACTGCATGTCGGGTTGCGTCTATGGCTCCATCTTCCGGGCGGGTGACGAGATCCTCCGGCTCCAAAAAGAGGGCAAGCTGGATTATGTCCCCGGTTGCCTGGTGGAAGGTTTGGCGGAGGAAGGCGGGAAGGCCCTGGTCACCTACCGGAACGCCCAGGGCGCGGTCCGGACCGAACCCTTCGACCGGATCTTCCTGGCCGCGGGCGCGGTGAACAGCACCCGCCTGGTGGCGGCCTCGAAGGGGAATTTCGGCGCGTCCATGCGCCTTCGAACCCGGGGCGGTTTCGTGCTCCCGGCCTTGAGCCTGAAAGGCCTGCCGGCCCAATGGCCCGACTGCAACACCGAACCCGGGATCTTCCTCGACCTCAAGGGCGGGGGCCTGAAGCACTGGGTCCATGTGCAGGTCTCCACCGAGAACGAATTGGTCCTGAAAAAACTGGGGCTCCTGGGGAACGCGAAGGGGCCCTGGACCGCCCTGAAGCGCTTCCTTTCCCGCCACCTCTTCCTTTTGTTCGTTAATTACCACTCGGACCACTCGGGGACCTACGAGATGTCCTTGGAGCCCCTGCAGGGCGACGGGAAACCGGCGACCCTGGTCTCCCGGCACGTGAAAAAGTGGCCCTCCTTCGGCGTGCTGGGGGCCACCGTCTGGCGGCTTTTGGGCGTCTTCGGCCGCATCGGGTGCCTTCCCCTTTTTCCCCTGGCCCGCCTCAACAGCGGTTCCTACCACGTGGGCGGCACGATGCCCATGACCGAAGGGGAACCCCGCGGCTTCCGGACGGACCGCTTGGGAAGGGTGGCCGGATGGGAGAACATCCATGTGGTGGATTCGTCCATCTTCCCGTCCCTTCCGGGCACCACCATCGGGCTCCTGCTCATGGGCAACGCCTACCGCATCGCCGACCAAGCTTTCGGAAAGGACTGA
- a CDS encoding class I SAM-dependent methyltransferase — protein MGPGLYAILDIPWVYRLSQTLLAPGKPWMIQKVFDLAFPHSRGKVLDLGCGPKLVTPEPKGLLVGVDINEAFLRDYTGGSLDRDPRLVARPPKGRTRLGYRASVDHLPFAAHTFDEIRAVGFLHHLPDRVLEQAVKEMRRCLKPGGRVVVLEDVWPRNGWTRPMAWFIRRFDRGAHMRDQEGLLRIFTKAWPGKWETSRHTYTLTGSELLYLTRRKREGGK, from the coding sequence ATGGGCCCAGGCCTTTATGCCATCCTCGATATTCCCTGGGTCTATCGCCTTTCCCAGACCCTGCTCGCCCCCGGCAAACCCTGGATGATCCAAAAGGTCTTCGACCTGGCCTTTCCGCATTCACGCGGCAAGGTGCTGGACCTGGGCTGCGGCCCCAAGCTGGTCACCCCGGAACCCAAGGGGCTGCTGGTCGGAGTGGATATCAATGAGGCTTTCCTCAGGGATTACACCGGCGGTTCCCTCGATCGGGATCCGCGCCTCGTGGCGCGGCCGCCGAAGGGAAGGACCCGGCTGGGATACCGGGCCTCGGTGGACCATCTTCCTTTCGCCGCCCATACGTTCGATGAGATCCGCGCGGTGGGCTTCCTGCACCATCTACCGGACAGGGTTTTGGAACAGGCGGTGAAGGAGATGCGTCGCTGCCTCAAACCCGGAGGCCGGGTGGTGGTGCTGGAGGATGTCTGGCCCCGGAACGGTTGGACCCGGCCGATGGCCTGGTTCATCCGCCGCTTCGACCGGGGGGCCCACATGCGGGACCAGGAAGGGCTCTTGCGGATCTTCACGAAAGCTTGGCCTGGAAAATGGGAGACCAGCCGCCACACCTATACCCTGACCGGCTCCGAACTGCTTTACCTCACCCGCCGGAAGAGGGAAGGCGGAAAATGA